GAAAACCGGGCTGCCACTGAGAAAATCTGACGGGTGACTCTCGTTCAGCGGCCTCTGCATATCTCAAGGCCCGCCCTTTCAAGAAGCGAGGGAATCCGAAGGCAAGCCTTGCGGTCCAGCTCTTTTCTCTCTTCATCAAGGTGGCTCCACCCCAAAATCCACGGGGTGATCTTTTTCTCCACGCTCTTCACGGCGCCGTATTTCCATCCATCCCTGATACGCTCGACGCACCAGCGGGCATGCTCCTTCTGGGCAAGCAGATCAAGCTCCTCTTCGGTGAAATGGAAATCTGCCATCTTCGCCTTCTTCTTCTCCACACGGCAGCCGATGGTGCGCATCTTTTCAAAGATATGGGCCGCCTGATGGCTGTCCGAGTTCTTCAGGGTCTCGCTGAGCTCTTCCCACTGCTTCAGGGAGGGATCATTCTCAGCAATTATCTTGAGCTGCGAGCGCCTGTACGAGTCATGGATCGCCCGGGCAAGGGAGTTGATATCGGCCTCATCTTCAAGGGGCGCCATGCCCTCGCGCACGAAAGCCTCAAGGGTCATTGCATCAACGATGTAAAGGGTTCCCCTGTCATGCCAGAAATTGTCCGGGAGAAAAGATGAAGCGGAAAGAGTCTCGTCCTCAAGCAGAACGACAGTTGCGCCAAAGGCCAGCGCGACAGAATACTCTGCAATGGTCCTCTCGCTGGCGCCGACACCAAGTACTTTCACCTCCGAGGGAGGATAACCGGAGGAGAGGATATCGGTCCAGTACTGGAGGAAGGGCACAATGGTGCCCTCGGTTGCAGTTTTTTCCTGAGGGAGCACCGAGTAAGGGATTATCTCAAGGGAGTCCGTGTACGCCTTTTTCAGATCCGAAAGAAAGGAGAGCATGGTGCTCTCTTCGGCGCCTGACAGCACCAGTGCCCTGAGAGCGTTAAAAGCGCTTTTCAATGCTTCTCTGAAGAGTGTCCATTGGCTGGAAGCTTCGCCGGCAATGACAAAACAGGGGAGTGCATTGCTGTACTGGCGCCTCTGAAATCCCTTGAGCACTTTTGCCTTCTCTATGAGCGAGCTGTCTTCCGGAGCAGCTTCACCCGGCCCTATCCTGCCGAGCATCTGGACAGACTTGTTCACCATCCCGCACTGGAGCATTCTCAATGCCGACCGGCACTCCTTGAGGGAATCACATGCCCCCGCCAGGCTCTCAAGCGATTTAAGGGTTGTCTCTACCATCCACAATGACGGGGTCGTCACCAGGGCCCGCGAGTACATCTGGAGGGACTGCACCGTCTCTCCCAGGAAAAGGTGAAAGAGGGCGGCATCATAATAGGCCCAGGGAAGGTTGAGCGATGCCCCGGCCTGTTCCAGGCATTTATTGAGTGCCTCCCTGATGACCGGTGAGAACATCGCAAGAGGGGCGCCGGCGCCTCCAGAGGCAATTTCAGAGGTCAGAAACGTTCCCAGGACATGGGGATTGGCGGGGTCCGCCTCGTAGGCCTTCCTGCAGAATTCCCGGGCTTTTCCCGGATCAAGCGGCCTGAGAGCCGAAGCAAGCGAGGTGAGACCATCGGTATCGCAGGGCACGTCAATGGCTGCCTTCTCAAGCAGGGCAATCCCCTCACCGTATTTATCAGGCTCAGATGAAGGGCTGTACCGCTTGCAGAGCGATATTCCCAGGTCCCGGAGGATATGCCGCGAGCCTCCTTCTGAGAATGGCTTCATGATTTCCACGGCCTTTTCCCACTCTTCCAGAGCCATTGCAAGCCTCCCGGCGCGGTGCGCGAGATGCTCGTCCTCCCTGTCATGGTCCAGGATCATCAGGAAAAGCTCCAGCTCGCTCCTGAGCTTCTCACTGCCCGTTGAGAGAAGCTCCCCGCGCTCTATATCCTTGATGCCTGACTGAATCCTGGAGAATGCACCGTCGGCAGTCTCCAGCAATGCAGAGAGGGCGGAAAGCTCATGCTCCCAGCGGTCCGGGAGGGGGAGAGCCTGCTTGTACCAGTTCCTGTGCCTGAATTCTGCCCAGGCATGCTCCATCGCCGTTCTCACCTGGAGCTCGCACTTGAGGGAATCCAGGCCCCTGCGCGCATCATCGGCAGAAAGGTCGCCCTGCGGAATGGTCACCACAAAATGGAGCGAGCGGTAACCGAACTCCGAGGGCCTTATTCTCCGCCCCGCATCAATGCTGTTTTTTTCATCAACAGCAAAGACGGCCCTGATGAAGCCTTCGATTATTTCGACTTCCTCGCGGGTAAAGACAATTATTCTGCCCCCGCAGAGATCGGTTATCTCGCTCAGGGGAGTCTTGTATTTCTTCCTTGCCACTTTTTCGGCAAAGCTCGAGAGGCTCTTCACCCTGGACTCCACTATGGCGTGGGAGGCGTATTTCGCCACGGCGCTCTCAAGCTTTGAGTGAATCACCTGGCGCAGGCGCTCATAATCGGCCGTCAAGGCAGCATATTGCCGCATTTCCTGGCCAAGCCACTCACGATATTCCTCGTCAAAATCACTCATGGAGTGACACTTCCCCCTTCCCGAAACCTGCCTGAGCAGGTCTGCCGAAGTCTCACCAGAGAAGGTGACTTTACATATATTTGCATCATCAGGGAAAAAACCTTCACCGCCTGATGAAAGAAAAAAGAAAAGGGATGGAGCGCCGCAATGGATAACTATTGCTTGAAAGCTCTATCCTTTCCCTGCCCCATGAAAGAGAGCTCTTATGAGAAATATGCAGCGAGCCGCACTGGCAGCCCTTGGACTCCTGTTCCTTATCATGCTTGTGGCAGCCTCACCGAGGCCTGGGTATTCCTACGTGGGGAGCACCCTGGCGGAAAGCAGGAAATTTCATGTTTTTGACTGCCAGTGGGCAAAGAAAATCAAGGAAAAGAACGCCGTCTACTTTAAAACCAGGAGTGAGGCCCTGAAAGCCGGGTATTCTCCCTGCAGTGTCTGCAGGCCCTAGAACGCCGGTGAAAGCCGCCCGGCACCCTTATGCAAGGATGTCGATGAGCAGCAGCACATTAAGGAGTGTCACCACGGCCGCCACTATCCAGAGGAGTATGTTCTCACGGAGCGTGTTGGCATATTTTCCCATTACCCTCTTTGATGACGTGAGGCGTATCTGCAGGAATATGGTGATGGGAAGCTGGATCGACAGCAGCAT
This region of Candidatus Eremiobacterota bacterium genomic DNA includes:
- a CDS encoding RyR domain-containing protein, whose translation is MSDFDEEYREWLGQEMRQYAALTADYERLRQVIHSKLESAVAKYASHAIVESRVKSLSSFAEKVARKKYKTPLSEITDLCGGRIIVFTREEVEIIEGFIRAVFAVDEKNSIDAGRRIRPSEFGYRSLHFVVTIPQGDLSADDARRGLDSLKCELQVRTAMEHAWAEFRHRNWYKQALPLPDRWEHELSALSALLETADGAFSRIQSGIKDIERGELLSTGSEKLRSELELFLMILDHDREDEHLAHRAGRLAMALEEWEKAVEIMKPFSEGGSRHILRDLGISLCKRYSPSSEPDKYGEGIALLEKAAIDVPCDTDGLTSLASALRPLDPGKAREFCRKAYEADPANPHVLGTFLTSEIASGGAGAPLAMFSPVIREALNKCLEQAGASLNLPWAYYDAALFHLFLGETVQSLQMYSRALVTTPSLWMVETTLKSLESLAGACDSLKECRSALRMLQCGMVNKSVQMLGRIGPGEAAPEDSSLIEKAKVLKGFQRRQYSNALPCFVIAGEASSQWTLFREALKSAFNALRALVLSGAEESTMLSFLSDLKKAYTDSLEIIPYSVLPQEKTATEGTIVPFLQYWTDILSSGYPPSEVKVLGVGASERTIAEYSVALAFGATVVLLEDETLSASSFLPDNFWHDRGTLYIVDAMTLEAFVREGMAPLEDEADINSLARAIHDSYRRSQLKIIAENDPSLKQWEELSETLKNSDSHQAAHIFEKMRTIGCRVEKKKAKMADFHFTEEELDLLAQKEHARWCVERIRDGWKYGAVKSVEKKITPWILGWSHLDEERKELDRKACLRIPSLLERAGLEICRGR
- a CDS encoding Ada metal-binding domain-containing protein, which encodes MRNMQRAALAALGLLFLIMLVAASPRPGYSYVGSTLAESRKFHVFDCQWAKKIKEKNAVYFKTRSEALKAGYSPCSVCRP